The Nerophis ophidion isolate RoL-2023_Sa linkage group LG09, RoL_Noph_v1.0, whole genome shotgun sequence genome contains a region encoding:
- the LOC133558996 gene encoding uncharacterized protein LOC133558996 isoform X1 produces the protein MSSVEKRRSGRSGRSRRKSGKHRKYSDGGFSDTSSGGSFLDETDREVRSLTDKAFRSLCIGDEAVYNDSDLGPSSPGSQKDRQLAFGQSGLEREDREDLKRTAHDSFSMMVQQYGQNWNPEGMYGAEKNINPTWEVYGDMTQGRLSATFQNSFMEMSQQERFLREDHLGHFSNGLSDLSLQNRRSRSRVSSLIRAFNSEDGAVMEGQLRDWNETSWNRPALMSMPTTYQQNFTNGQFQFSSQDVNLYTSGAAAVSHMDTASSFMASSHSQHSTMTQVDCNTNVFIHSEYSPFRVWREHNRLRFQQGEVSGLMHCSEFPKWNHTTMYKQTNGSSMFQERSIRNHRTMITPVVPNHPSISTRLQKASAIEKRCESDLAVHHPLIMRTHSLGTKRLTSQRPSTASPTTDVSSSAQDTVKALQEQIKMMTGTETAAEKQGVLCKDFTPLDYDDVTMEQNVPGRNNLLSPQLPVAQAEPPEPCQYAGHPEIVEHAPVRVDSSGATPNVRMSSYKSKATSLLFNLKDNRKRVKSTYSPSKYKSFETVEKSKDTPLQQPKDTVIDIPEDLPSDGYESSWNPHQYVKPSNSPKLLSGVTISHPTTGHISDYKTVKRQDEQVKNYTSNQLINGQNLTKEQPSSTSYTENTDLLKQPGREYLTSKDSNEADVRQSAQVSGYYPTDSINDNSVSKETLRSIRTPNTEKYTLPATVAPWKEDQHVQANIQEIHIKEEIRSPKQQNMNKNIDRQQLYASQVTIDTVCAAMLKDNQQPLKSIMQGSSKVHQVKDGQFTDVKAEQTRANLIQSEQMPVSLPKVERWNHVDTPKDNTAESAQPVKTDVTIKIRKETDRTIKESPKAEPSQFTNRKEKTIIVREQVEHIRETKAKQTNTQELKGTDVENQQLIIETTQSSQKDCMKPNQDEVKPVRIEQEGDKKMVQQVREETFITEMSAGKQIKTDIPKVMAKPDLASTKIDKQNVEDVQEKKAKAEQVQPKAEIHETKETNSEAKKAEQVKLDLINMDLAKVAIAKQQQMTERLTKPTILANPQHVKSEPSKVERVKAELAKAKAELAKIKENMKGQQIEKVTSTMITMEEGISTKELTIKQSKEQPQATQTNQPSDKIYITNKVDHEADYYETLREKYGFTNKVYFGRNKTASNNTNVISALPLDNVKKVDDSKSKNEHPPISGETKQQVKEDVKSKKKGPESHNDYSASTKEFKLLPTCREKRAPGGVDLDKGTDVKVDKLERYDALSHTQQTHSGGKHKSECGTLSNKGLKITSMKASSHEEKAQTKQEILTSKIKAHAEKEISAIMEVFKQIPASPNLHEKLRPPLHEMSRGNGSTEPSNGTSKHHMGTLGVQLVKELPSSRGTSGQNLDHLEKDVPIEPGKDIDPILEPPTVTNNAPNSLSIDGSLLKNQTQSSQPETQNKEQELTQEILQENLAEKLGKPKNVIPNPALNSDQLMEESSQSTSTQSIVHNNFVFGQTETFVAKDNLQILGKTVNGKKNAEQCNADSDKSCVEMCMTNEFVLDGNREIAGETHSIETQLKVSMNMHHDVTKNMLSPLQQSSNISAASQSKVQVEEALTGKDASPAITLSSINKVQTETQLLYYKQDMTTAEKAECTLQTFKEDSVINCIKHQEEIHTGEIKLQHTAPKVISSGINYVQDSDEVVAETQSVTPSLEEDVAPAIKLSKCSNIGDKSAPLSEEKSNYMANPLADKLNRHESPKPEETNLGEINQQEDVHIDSIEIKVVPGVPEIDNVAKHLNTTCSNVATTDQNQPDTSTNLDKSMSILIKDDEAKYPVTKGWEEQVEDKLKDNLSVQHVLSSVRKLADSLKNKDQQQSINKATDHGEVDLAQRNETTANVLPNEGNYFQVQCMPEKNPAFKHMSTNVGDMSTVSKAMEHSDQLSSQTKSESSTLTVQTRGVTVKSPSRQNDWPSELQNRENIKDRNGAKHHSEVRSSLSEKEKQSSRNPQPAREEPQVKSKPKDRVSTIPDISALADYARLKVIVSEDRENTHQEFPPHKKEGFFPLIKSRHSRRPVFTSDIQDHYVKENILPKKAELNAKVNKEPKPVVFPITEIEHQRTGMFKLEDRDRLEKNVLHVKDHKRALEKHLQDLKKMTQEAQVQKEVEGKEVFESSRQRNIHFTQTTPSSSFNKPRETNWSVKQLDDANLKEDSKSNVRRFEKNANTNKLDETISDKLQKVKLEAYPEKAKVKLQQVSRGREDKTTEDMSVIIGERGAFISEEQRCAQREAEEWEKLKETAQRMEEERRAKQTEGRRENTTENKSTIERKGNIAETQEYERESMVVGDQNRLSLEDRTAQEEEQMRALLKEEQRLAKKIEERRRAERRRIKNIQEQEMETQQKGERKGRDEPVLCADKQGAIEQQREEQLPRGEGATEKVSRNDETKAKKKEHSTAHGERVSKSEEQKRAALLIDALQYYTITSTDKKPKERRARSPVPLQKRNHPPVPSEDSGLQRTSHRPPVAASPAPSLPRSNASSPALGAKPLMFRVKDNTTKGSPFIKSVKPRFHKNFGEDSRGASPMEWRADRREDEQEIMRRNTGTPINADTSTGLNRLVSKNESSNNLTVSSSQEYSAPLPHHKPFSRRNIAPEEEDFRSVISNISEDVESFATSATDLADVRGFYDYERPVSACSLSSDMSRLGKPPTVPPKSDKALRKAQRLTTRRIRKEISQDTPAIPEEKPQQRTSSRASSASSEVWSSNRHAVASPHFSPPVSLTYAPTLGSSSTHTENQHSPLISHTSPHSTVPIFLPLASPPVTTPASLSVASHYSTAPISHSVATPLLSAPVSHPVASPHALSSFSAASPHLIAPVSHSVTSVLQPVALPHSTTPVLQLVASPHSTAPSCHRIASPHILAPSSKLVTKTQVLAPASPQSSVSQPIPYAPHLVATSHVTAPISLPVSSPHASAQITHPTASNMVPHVPSFPTFYYATHPAAVTQYHVQSYPLTQRKVLQDIGSGQYFLVDAPIEVKTKTFFDPQTGNFVQLNVRDSGQSIFQHQPNLDFPQPNFQPHLQHNQHHKGYQAYPEVFKPAGISSTSSQRSSSGAQDETYLTHQSNENAQKSKGQCYSPEQTPYMDTVNDANKRQNTVYNTQELFQECDTNSQLAGSTICENDNAVRDIITMSELDDFMELTDW, from the coding sequence ATGTCATCGGTGGAGAAGCGTCGTTCGGGTCGTTCGGGTCGCTCGAGACGGAAAAGTGGCAAACATCGAAAGTACAGTGATGGAGGCTTTAGCGACACCTCGAGTGGCGGATCCTTCCTAGACGAGACCGACCGTGAAGTCAGGAGCCTCACTGACAAAGCCTTCAGGAGTCTCTGCATTGGGGATGAGGCCGTTTATAATGACTCGGACCTGGGTCCTTCATCACCGGGCAGCCAGAAGGACAGGCAACTGGCATTTGGTCAGAGTGGACTTGAAAGAGAGGACAGGGAGGATCTTAAAAGAACTGCACATGACAGCTTTAGTATGATGGTGCAGCAGTATGGACAGAACTGGAACCCTGAAGGAATGTATGGGGCAGAAAAGAACATAAATCCCACATGGGAAGTTTATGGAGACATGACACAGGGGAGGCTTTCTGCCACATTCCAAAACTCCTTTATGGAAATGTCCCAGCAAGAGAGATTTCTTAGAGAAGACCACCTGGGCCATTTCAGCAACGGACTGTCAGATCTGAGTTTGCAGAATCGCAGGAGTCGTTCCAGAGTTTCTTCTCTTATAAGAGCATTTAACTCTGAGGATGGAGCAGTTATGGAGGGTCAACTCAGAGATTGGAACGAGACAAGTTGGAATAGACCAGCTCTGATGAGCATGCCTACAACATATCAGCAAAACTTTACTAATGGTCAATTCCAATTCTCATCCCAGGATGTCAACCTTTACACCTCTGGAGCAGCTGCAGTGTCTCATATGGACACTGCTTCCTCCTTCATGGCATCTTCCCACAGTCAACACAGCACGATGACACAAGTAGACTGTAACACAAACGTCTTTATACATAGTGAGTACAGTCCTTTTAGAGTATGGAGAGAGCATAACAGGTTACGCTTTCAACAAGGGGAAGTCTCAGGGTTGATGCACTGTTCAGAGTTCCCAAAGTGGAATCATACAACCATGTATAAGCAAACAAATGGGTCCTCTATGTTTCAAGAGAGAAGTATAAGGAATCACAGGACTATGATTACCCCTGTAGTTCCAAACCATCCTTCAATATCCACAAGGTTGCAGAAAGCTTCCGCTATAGAGAAACGCTGTGAATCTGACTTGGCAGTACATCATCCACTCATAATGAGGACACACAGTCTGGGAACCAAAAGACTTACATCCCAGCGGCCATCAACTGCATCACCCACTACTGATGTGTCTTCCTCTGCTCAGGACACCGTTAAAGCTCTCCAGGAACAGATAAAAATGATGACTGGAACTGAGACGGCAGCTGAGAAACAAGGAGTGCTTTGCAAAGACTTCACACCACTTGACTATGATGATGTAACAATGGAGCAAAATGTTCCAGGCAGAAACAATCTGCTCTCACCACAGCTTCCTGTGGCCCAAGCAGAGCCACCAGAACCTTGTCAGTATGCAGGTCATCCCGAAATTGTGGAACATGCTCCAGTTCGTGTCGACAGCAGCGGGGCCACTCCTAATGTCAGAATGTCAAGCTATAAATCTAAAGCCACTAGCCTCCTCTTCAATCTCAAAGACAACAGGAAAAGAGTAAAAAGTACCTACAGTCCTAGTAAATATAAAAGCTTTGAGACAGTAGAAAAAAGCAAAGACACACCTTTACAGCAACCCAAAGACACTGTTATAGATATACCTGAAGATCTACCATCAGATGGTTATGAATCCAGCTGGAACCCACATCAGTATGTCAAACCATCCAACAGTCCTAAGCTCTTATCTGGAGTAACCATCAGTCATCCTACCACAGGCCACATTTCAGACTATAAGACTGTTAAAAGACAAGATGAGCAGGTTAAAAATTACACCAGTAATCAATTGATTAATGGCCAAAACCTTACTAAAGAACAGCCGTCATCTACTTCCTATACGGAAAACACAGACTTGCTTAAGCAACCTGGCAGAGAATATCTAACAAGCAAGGATTCAAATGAAGCAGATGTGAGGCAATCTGCACAGGTGTCTGGCTATTATCCAACAGACAGCATAAACGACAATAGTGTTTCAAAGGAAACGTTGAGATCTATACGTACACCAAACACAGAAAAATACACACTACCAGCAACTGTAGCTCCATGGAAAGAAGACCAACATGTTCAGGCTAATATACAAGAAATCCACATAAAGGAGGAGATCCGTTCACCAAAACAGCAGAACATGAATAAAAACATTGACAGGCAGCAGTTATACGCTTCACAGGTAACTATAGATACCGTATGTGCAGCAATGTTAAAAGACAACCAGCAACCATTAAAATCTATTATGCAGGGCAGTTCAAAGGTCCATCAAGTGAAAGATGGACAATTCACGGATGTCAAAGCTGAACAAACTAGAGCAAATCTAATTCAATCAGAGCAGATGCCAGTATCGCTGCCTAAAGTCGAACGATGGAATCATGTGGATACTCCCAAAGACAATACTGCAGAATCAGCACAACCAGTGAAGACAgatgtaacaataaaaataagGAAAGAAACAGACAGAACCATTAAGGAAAGCCCAAAAGCCGAACCAAGCCAATTTACAAatagaaaagaaaaaacaattaTTGTTAGAGAACAAGTGGAACACATAAGAGAAACCAAAGCAAAACAAACCAACACACAGGAGCTTAAAGGCACGGATGTGGAAAATCAACAGTTGATAATAGAGACAACACAAAGTTCCCAAAAAGATTGTATGAAACCAAATCAAGATGAAGTGAAACCCGTCAGAATTGAACAAGAAGGTGATAAGAAAATGGTACAGCAAGTAAGAGAGGAAACGTTTATTACAGAAATGTCTGCAGGGAAACAAATAAAGACAGACATACCTAAGGTGATGGCTAAACCTGACCTAGCCAGCACAAAGATAGATAAACAGAATGTTGAAGACGTACAAGAGAAAAAAGCTAAGGCAGAGCAAGTTCAACCTAAAGCagaaatacatgaaactaaagaaACTAATTCTGAGGCCAAAAAAGCAGAACAAGTCAAGCTGGATCTAATCAACATGGATCTAGCTAAAGTAGCAAtagcaaaacaacaacaaatgacaGAAAGGTTGACAAAGCCTACAATTCTGGCAAATCCACAACACGTCAAAAGTGAGCCTAGTAAAGTTGAGCGTGTAAAGGCGGAGTTAGCAAAAGCTAAAGCCGAGTTGGCAAAAATAAAGGAGAATATGAAGGGACAGCAAATAGAGAAAGTCACAAGCACAATGATCACAATGGAAGAAGGCATTTCAACAAAAGAGCTGACAATCAAGCAAAGCAAAGAGCAGCCTCAGGCAACACAAACAAATCAACCTTCtgataaaatatatattacaaataaagtggatcATGAGGCTGATTATTATGAGACTCTTAGAGAAAAATACGGATTTACTAACAAGGTCTATTTTGGCAGAAACAAAACGGCTTCAAACAATACCAATGTAATATCAGCCTTACCACTTGATAATGTTAAAAAAGTCGATGACAGCAAATCAAAAAATGAACATCCCCCAATTAGTGGCGAAACCAAACAGCAGGTCAAAGAGGATGTAAAATCCAAGAAGAAAGGGCCTGAGAGTCATAATGATTACAGTGCGTCTACCAAAGAATTCAAACTATTACCGACTTGTCGAGAGAAAAGAGCACCTGGTGGTGTTGATTTGGATAAAGGAacggatgtcaaagttgacaagTTGGAAAGATATGATGCCTTGTCTCATACTCAGCAAACACATTCTGGGGGAAAACATAAGTCAGAGTGTGGCACTCTGTCAAATAAAGGCCTAAAAATTACCTCCATGAAAGCATCAAGCCATGAAGAGAAAGCTCAGACAAAACAGGAGATTCTGAcatccaaaataaaagcacatgcTGAGAAAGAAATTTCAGCCATCATGGAAGTGTTTAAGCAAATCCCTGCTAGTCCAAATCTTCATGAAAAGCTGAGGCCTCCACTGCACGAGATGTCAAGAGGCAATGGAAGCACAGAACCCAGCAATGGTACTTCAAAACATCACATGGGAACATTAGGTGTGCAACTTGTCAAGGAACTTCCCAGCTCTAGAGGAACATCGGGTCAGAATCTTGATCACTTAGAGAAGGACGTTCCTATTGAACCTGGGAAGGACATTGACCCTATACTTGAACCACCAACAGTGACAAATAATGCTCCAAATTCTTTGAGCATAGATGGAAGCTTACTTAAGAATCAGACACAATCAAGTCAACCTGAAACACAAAATAAGGAGCAAGAATTAACGCAAGAAATACTGCAAGAAAACCTGGCAGAAAAGTTGGGAAAACCGAAAAATGTCATACCCAATCCTGCATTAAACTCTGATCAACTTATGGAGGAGTCATCACAATCCACAAGCACACAGAGCATAGTTCACAATAATTTTGTCTTCGGTCAGACTGAGACCTTTGTGGCTAAGGACAATTTGCAGATCCTGGGAAAAACTGTTAACGGAAAAAAGAATGCCGAACAATGTAATGCTGACTCAGACAAATCATGTGTAGAAATGTGCATGACGAATGAGTTTGTGTTGGATGGGAATAGAGAAATTGCAGGGGAAACTCATTCTATAGAGACGCAACTTAAAGTTAGTATGAATATGCATCATGATGTCACAAAGAATATGCTCTCTCCCCTGCAGCAATCCTCTAATATCAGTGCAGCATCTCAAAGCAAAGTACAAGTGGAAGAAGCCCTGACTGGAAAAGATGCTTCCCCTGCAATCACTTTAAGTTCTATAAATAAAGTGCAAACCGAAACCCAACTCCTTTACTATAAACAGGACATGACGACAGCAGAAAAGGCAGAATGCACTCTTCAAACATTCAAAGAAGATTCTGTAATTAACTGCATCAAACATCAAGAGGAAATTCATACAGGAGAAATAAAGTTACAGCATACAGCACCCAAAGTCATAAGCTCAGGTATCAACTACGTCCAGGATTCCGACGAGGTTGTTGCAGAAACTCAATCCGTAACACCGTCCCTGGAAGAGGATGTGGCACCTGCTATAAAGCTATCTAAATGCAGCAATATAGGGGATAAGAGTGCACCCCTATCGGAAGAAAAGAGCAATTACATGGCTAACCCTTTAGCTGATAAGTTAAACAGACATGAATCTCCAAAACCTGAGGAGACAAACCTTGGAGAAATTAATCAACAAGAAGATGTTCATATAGACAGCATTGAAATCAAAGTTGTCCCTGGAGTACCAGAGATTGACAATGTGGCAAAGCATCTCAACACAACATGTTCTAATGTGGCTACAACTGATCAAAATCAACCAGACACATCAACTAACCTGGACAAAAGCATGAGCATATTAATCAAAGATGATGAAGCTAAATACCCTGTCACAAAAGGCTGGGAGGAGCAGGTGGAAGATAAGTTGAAAGACAATCTCAGTGTACAACATGTTTTATCCAGTGTGAGAAAATTGGCGGACTCACTGAAGAACAAGGATCAACAACAAAGCATAAATAAAGCAACAGATCATGGGGAGGTAGACTTAGCACAAAGAAATGAGACTACCGCAAATGTATTGCCTAATGAAGGAAACTACTTCCAAGTTCAATGCATGCcagaaaaaaatcccgcttttaaACATATGAGTACAAATGTTGGAGATATGTCGACCGTTTCAAAGGCAATGGAACACTCTGACCAACTATCAAGTCAGACTAAATCAGAATCTTCAACATTAACTGTTCAGACAAGAGGAGTAACAGTTAAGAGCCCTTCAAGACAGAATGATTGGCCCTCAGAGTTGCAAAACAGAGAAAATATAAAAGATAGGAATGGGGCAAAACATCACTCTGAAGTTCGATCTAGTTTATCAGAAAAGGAAAAACAGAGCTCAAGAAACCCACAACCAGCCAGGGAGGAACCGCAAGTCAAGTCAAAGCCAAAAGACAGAGTGTCAACAATTCCTGATATATCAGCCTTGGCGGACTATGCCAGATTGAAAGTCATTGTTTCTGAAGATAGAGAAAACACACATCAGGAATTCCCTCCACACAAAAAAGAAGGATTCTTTCCACTGATAAAGTCTCGTCATAGCAGACGCCCCGTGTTCACTTCTGACATTCAAGACCACTACGTCAAGGAGAATATTTTGCCAAAAAAAGCAGAGCTTAATGCCAAAGTCAACAAGGAGCCCAAACCTGTTGTCTTTCCCATTactgagatagaacatcaacggACTGGGATGTTCAAACTGGAGGACAgagacagactagaaaaaaatgttttacacgtCAAAGATCACAAGAGAGCTTTGGAAAAACATCTACAAGATCTGAAGAAAATGACTCAAGAAGCTCAGGTTCAAAAGGAGGTGGAAGGCAAAGAGGTGTTTGAGTCTAGCAGACAAAGAAATATTCATTTTACACAAACTACCCCATCATCATCATTCAATAAGCCGAGAGAAACCAATTGGTCAGTAAAACAACTTGATGATGCAAATTTAAAAGAAGATAGCAAATCAAATGTAAGACGatttgaaaaaaatgcaaatacaaaCAAACTAGATGAAACTATATCAGACAAACTTCAAAAAGTAAAGCTGGAAGCTTATCCCGAAAAAGCAAAAGTCAAACTACAGCAGGTTTCTAGAGGAAGGGAAGACAAAACTACAGAGGACATGAGCGTGATCATAGGTGAGAGGGGAGCTTTTATATCAGAAGAGCAAAGATGTGCACAAAGAGAAGCAGAAGAATGGGAAAAACTAAAGGAAACAGCACAACGAATGGAGGAAGAAAGACGAGCAAAACAAACAGAAGGCAGGAGAGAAAATACGACAGAAAATAAAAGTACGATTGAAAGGAAAGGAAATATAGCTGAAACTCAAGAGTATGAGCGGGAAAGCATGGTGGTGGGGGATCAAAACAGACTCAGCCTGGAGGACAGAACTGCTCAAGAGGAAGAGCAGATGAGAGCTCTGCTCAAAGAAGAACAGCGTCTAGCCAAGAAGATTGAGGAGAGAAGACGCGCAGAGAGGAGGAGAATTAAAAATATTCAAGAGCAGGAGATGGAGACGCAGCAGAAGGGAGAAAGGAAGGGACGAGATGAACCGGTGCTATGTGCGGATAAACAGGGAGCTATTGAACAACAAAGAGAGGAGCAGCTACCCAGAGGTGAGGGTGCAACTGAAAAGGTGAGCAGAAATGATGAGACCAAAGCTAAAAAGAAAGAACATTCAACTGCTCACGGGGAGAGAGTGTCAAAGTCAGAGGAGCAGAAACGAGCAGCCCTATTAATTGATGCTCTTCAGTATTACACCATCACCTCAACAGATAAGAAACCTAAAGAAAGACGAGCACGCTCCCCAGTACCTCTTCAAAAAAGAAACCATCCACCTGTGCCAAGTGAAGACTCAGGACTTCAAAGAACTTCACATAGGCCTCCAGTTGCAGCCTCTCCTGCTCCATCTCTCCCACGCTCCAATGCTTCCTCCCCAGCCTTGGGAGCCAAACCCTTAATGTTCAGAGTGAAGGATAACACTACCAAAGGTTCTCCTTTCATCAAATCAGTCAAACCACGCTTCCATAAGAATTTTGGAGAAGATTCCAGAGGGGCTTCTCCCATGGAATGGAGAGCAGACAGAAGAGAAGACGAGCAAGAGATCATGAGACGTAACACAGGAACTCCAATCAATGCTGACACAAGCACAGGATTAAACAGACTTGTTTCTAAAAATGAATCCTCGAACAATCTGACCGTATCATCATCACAAGAATACTCCGCTCCTCTTCCACACCACAAACCCTTCTCAAGGAGAAACATCGCTCCAGAAGAAGAGGACTTTCGTTCCGTCATCAGTAACATATCTGAGGATGTGGAGAGTTTTGCCACCAGTGCGACTGACCTGGCGGACGTACGAGGGTTTTATGACTATGAGAGGCCAGTATCAGCCTGCAGTCTTAGCAGTGATATGTCCCGTTTGGGAAAACCTCCAACAGTTCCCCCCAAAAGTGACAAAGCCTTGCGCAAGGCACAACGGCTGACTACTCGTAGAATACGGAAAGAGATAAGCCAAGATACTCCTGCAATCCCTGAGGAGAAACCACAACAGAGAACCTCCAGTAGGGCTTCTTCTGCCTCCTCCGAGGTATGGTCTTCAAACCGCCATGCCGTGGCTTCTCCGCATTTTTCCCCTCCTGTCTCTCTCACTTATGCCCCGACTCTTGGGTCTAGCTCTACGCACACAGAGAACCAGCACTCTCCCCTCATTTCCCATACTTCACCTCACTCTACCGTCCCCATCTTCCTCCCTCTTGCCTCCCCTCCCGTTACTACACCTGCGTCGCTATCAGTTGCCTCCCATTATTCCACTGCTCCCATCTCACATTCAGTAGCTACACCTCTTCTCTCTGCACCTGTATCACACCCAGTAGCATCTCCTCATGCCCTTTCCTCATTCTCAGCTGCTTCCCCTCATCTTATTGCACCCGTGTCGCACTCAGTCACGTCTGTATTGCAACCGGTCGCCTTGCCTCATTCCACTACACCCGTACTGCAACTAGTAGCCTCCCCTCACTCCACTGCTCCTTCATGCCACCGTATCGCCTCACCTCACATCCTTGCCCCTTCATCCAAACTCGTTACCAAAACTCAAGTCCTTGCACCTGCCTCCCCCCAATCTTCTGTATCCCAACCCATCCCTTATGCCCCCCATCTAGTTGCCACCTCTCATGTCACTGCACCCATCTCCCTCCCAGTGTCCTCTCCTCATGCTTCTGCCCAAATTACCCACCCTACTGCTTCAAATATGGTTCCTCATGTTCCTTCTTTTCCCACTTTCTATTATGCTACCCACCCAGCTGCAGTGACACAGTACCATGTACAGTCCTACCCACTGACCCAGCGTAAGGTGTTGCAAGACATTGGTTCTGGACAATATTTTCTTGTGGATGCACCTATTGAGGTGAAAACGAAGACTTTCTTTGATCCACAGACTGGAAATTTTGTTCAGCTTAATGTGCGTGACTCTGGACAGAGCATATTCCAACATCAGCCTAATTTAGATTTCCCCCAACCCAATTTCCAACCACATTTGCAGCACAACCAGCATCATAAAGGCTACCAAGCGTATCCAGAAGTATTTAAACCTGCAGGCATCTCCTCTACATCTTCCCAAAGATCATCCTCAGGAGCCCAGGATGAAACATATTTGACACATCAAAGCAATGAAAACGCACAGAAATCTAAGGGTCAATGCTACAGCCCAGAGCAAACCCCATACATGGATACAGTTAATGATgcaaacaaaagacaaaacactGTTTACAACACACAAGAGTTGTTCCAAGAGTGCGACACAAACAGCCAGCTTGCAGGAAGCACAATTTGTGAAAATGATAATGCAGTCCGCGATATAATAACCATGAGTGAACTGGATGACTTCATGGAGCTGACTGACTGGTGA